GAACATTCGAACAATCGAATAGTGAAGTAAAAAGTACAGAATCAAAAGTTGATTTAAGTAACATTCTAATTTCTAATTTCTTCATTCAGATGTTCAATTGTTCAAGTCAACCATTTCTGTTTTGTGCAATGGGATATCCAAATTTTAATTATTACTTGATGAAATATTCGTGGAAAGTTTGCACTTTATTTATCTTAATTATATCAATCCCTTTGATGGATTTAGGAATGCTTTTAATATTGGCCGAAACAAAAATTTTATTAAAACCCAGCTTTGCAGCTTCAGCAATTCTTTGTTCTATTTTTGGAATTGCTCTCACTTCGCCCGCTAAACCAACCTCGCCGGCAAAACACCATTCAACAGGAATTTGAATGTCCTCATAAGATGAAATTAAAGAAGCAATAACGGCAAAATCTATAGCCGGGTCGTCAACCCGTATACCTCCGGCTATGTTTAAAAATACATCCTGCATACCCAGTCGCAGTCCGCACCTTTTCTCTAAAACAGCTAACAGCATATTTAACCTTCTCATATCAAAGCCATTTACAGAGCGCTGTGGAGTTCCGTACACGGCTTTTGTCACTAATGCCTGGGCTTCTATTAAAATTGGCCTCAAACCCTCCATAGTTGCCCCAACGGCTATACCACTAAGATTTTCTGCTCTGCCTGAAAGTAACAGCTCTGAGGGGTTTTCTACACTGATTAAACCATCCTGCTGCATTTCATATATTCCCATTTCTGAGGTTGAGCCATATCTGTTTTTTACAGTTCTGAGAATTCTGTAAATATTATTTCTGTCGCCTTCAAAGTATAAGACAACATCAACCATATGTTCCAAAACTTTTGGACCGGCTAAACTGCCATCTTTGGTTATATGGCCGATTAAAAAGACCGGTATATTTCTGTTTTTAGCAAAGCTTATTATTTCTGCTGTCGACTCCCGAATTTGAGAAACTGAGCCCGCACCTGACTCTACCCTGTCCGTTCTCATCGTTTGGATTGAATCAATTATTAATAGCTGTGGATTTAATTTTTTAGATATTTTTATAATATCAGGCGTAAAGGTATCTGCTAAAAGATAGCATTCATCTGCTTTTAAACCAATTCTTTTAGCTCTTGATTGTATCTGGTGAATGCTTTCTTCTCCTGAGACGTAGAGAACACCAGATTCAGGATAGTTTGCTGCTATTTGCAACATTAAGGTTGACTTTCCTATACCCGGCTCACCACCTACGAGTATTACCGAGCCCGGCATCACACCACCACCTAAAACACGATTAAATTCATTATCAGCTATTTGTATTCTTTCGGTTGTTTCAGACACTTCATCTCCAAGTCTGACCGGTGATAAAGCTTTTTTCTTTTCAGAAGGGTCTCTTTGATAGGCTGCAACTTTATCAGTTGATATTATTTCCTCTACATAGGTGTTCCATTTTCCACAAGAAGGGCACTTCCCAATCCATTTAGGGGATTGAGCTCCACATTCCTGACAAAAAAAGGCGGACTTTGTCTTTGCCAATTTTAATTAGTTTACAAAAAAAAGAGGCTTTTATCTAAAAGCCCCTTTTCGTTTATGTTTAATAAATAGTTTTTAGAATCTCGGGCAGTAAATTGTCTTAGCTCTTGACTCCGGAAATGCTCCTATATAAACCAAAGATGCTTCAAATCCACCTCTTGAATTAGTTGCAGCTGTTAATCTTGAAAAATTTAAGTCATAGCTGAATCCAAAATTAAATTGTCCGTAATCCACACGTGCTGCTAATACTAATGATTCACTATTGATAACACCTTCTGTTCCGTTAACCATTCTGTAAAAAGGTCCAATGTAGAATGCGTTTCCATCAGGAATGTGCGTTTCGAATAAAAACTTGAAATAAGTGCCAATCATTGTTTCAAAAGCAGGACCCTGAACCATCATCATTAATGAAGGTAACATATCCACCTGATCGGCTATTTGAAATTGCATACCGGTATGAAATGATAATCTTGAGTAAAGACGCACTTCACTTGCATCATAAAAAGATTGTACCGGCTGATTTATGTGATACATGGAAAATCCTGCATAATAGTTAGTTCTTCTTTCCTGAACATAATACCAAAAAATACCTCCCGATAAATCATAAAACATGTAGTTATCTGAAATATTTGTTTCTCCACTTGAAAGTCCGGGGTTAAAGCCTTCTCCGTCAAATTGATTTCCCCATCTCAGGTTATCGAAATTAATACTTCTTTGAGCAGCTCCTGCCTGAAATCCGGCAGTTATAAAGTTATTACCTCTTTGACTCAAATTTTTTATGTAAGAAAAAGATAATCCTGCATAATTGGTTCCAAATTCAGATTCCCCGGCTTTGTCAGATAAAAATACTAAACCAACTCCAAAAGCATCATGATCATCCAGACCACTATTTAGTCTGAAATCAACAGCAGCTGAAAAAGTTCTGAACATTGGAACACTCTCATCTCGTAAAACACTGCTCCACTGACTTCTGTAAATTCCTGAAACCCGGTAATTACCACTAAAAACTCCGGTCATGGCTGGGTTTGTATTCAATGGAGTTGCATTATATTGAGAAAAATGCGGATCCATTGCTTTAACTTCAGAAGTGAAAACAACTGAGCAAAGTAGAATTAATATAATTGATAAACTTTTTTTCATGATAATTTATTTAGAATATTCGATTTTATAAACTTTAGTTTCTGAAATTCGGAAACTATATCAATAATAATTGTTTTTTGTTAAATAATTAAACCTTTATAGAGATTATTTTATCTGATTAAAGTTACACTACCTTTTTTGATTCTTTGCTGACCATCAATATAAGTAGCTTCAACATAATAAGCATATACTCCGGGATTCATATCTTGTCCCTGGAATGTACCATCCCAACCTTGATTAATATCATTAGTTTGGAACACTAATGCACCCCATCTGTCAAATACTCTTAGATCTATGCTTTCTATTGAAACACCATAAACCATGAATATATCATTGACTCCGTCTCCGTCCGGGGAGAATGCGTTTGGTACATAAAGAATTAAAGGGTTTTCAACTTCTATAAGTATGCTGTTTGTGAACGGACATCCGTTTTCATCAAAAACAGTTAACTGATATGTTGTTGTAACTAAAGGATTGGCCATTGGTTCCTGACAATCAGAACAGCTCAAACCTTCTAATGGAGACCATGTATAAGTATAATTTCCATCAGGTATAATTTCCGATGTTATCTGAACAGGGTCTGAGCCTAAGGCATATTCAATCATATCCTCAGTGAATAAAATAGAAACAACCGGTGGTTCAGTAATGTCAACATTACCTGTAACAGAACAATTATTATCATCTGTTACTGTAACTACATAACTACCGGCAGGAATATTTCCAATCTCTGGGGTATTGAAAGTACCAATATCAGATACTTCATAGGTATAAGGAGCAACACCTCCTGTAACATCTATAGAAATAACTCCATCATCTGTATTCGGACATGAGGTTTGTTGGCCTTCTAAACTTGTTAATTCAAATAGATCCGGTTCGTCAATTACAAAACTGATACTATCTATACAACCATTGTCATCGATAACCACAGCCATAAAACTGCCGGCCTGTAATCCGCTTGCAGTATTACCACTTTGACCATCACTCCAGTTTGTTGTATAAGGTGCTGTACCACCGGAAATTTGAATTTCTGCGCTTCCGTCACCTGCTCCATAACATGTTAAATCAGTTGTAGATACAGCTAAATCTAAAGCATCAGGAGCTGTGAGAATGATATCATTTACAAAAGCCTCACAACCTTGTGCATCTGTAACTATCAGGTTATAAGAACCTGCTTCTAAATCAGTAATCGTTTCTCCAACTTCATTGTTATCCCACTCAAATGTGAATGGTCCGGTTCCACCTGCAGTTACTGTGGCAGAAATACTTCCATCAGAACCTCCAAAGCATGAAACATTTTGTGTTTGTATATCAACTTCGATTTCAGGTGGAGATCCTACTGTTACCTGCTCTGTTTGTACACAACCAACACTATCAGTTACACTTACGGTATAAGTGCCCGGACCAATGTTTGTTGCTTCAGGTGTAGCCTGAACAGGTGTAGTATTCCACTCAAAACTATAATTAACTATATCACCTCCTACATTAGCAGAGGCACTTCCATCTGTAGCACTAAAACAGCTTGCATCTACAGAACTAACTGATATGGTAAAGCTATCCGGTTGAGTTAAAACAATGGTATCAAAAGTTTGACAATTATTAGCATCCTGAGTTTGCAGTATATAAGTACCGGCAGTTAGACCTGAAATAGAAGGGTCTGTTGATGATGATCCGACTATCCACTGAAAATCATAAGGATCAACTCCACCGACAACACTATTTACTGTTATACTACCATCATCTCCATTATAGCAGCTGACATCTGTAAAGCTAATATCAGTAATTATTTCATCCGGTTCTACAAGTTCAATTGTATCAGTACCCGGACAACCTGCTGCATCAGTAATGAAAACAGAAATAACTCCTGCACCCTGATTAAATAAAACAGTATCACCTACGGTACCGTCAGACCAGGTTATATTATAAGGTGCAGTTCCTCCCGTGGCGGTAACACTAACTATTCCATCTTCAAGTCCAAAACAAGTGGGGTCTACTTTAGATAGAGTTACATCTACCAAAGAAGGTAATCCGACTGTTATTGAATCAGTATAAACATCACAATTTACAGCATCATTAACAGTTACTGAATAAATGCCCGGCGGCACATTAAATAATGTGTCAGAAGTAACACCGTTTGCTGTTTGACCCGTATTCCAAACAATATCATAAGGAGCAACTCCGCTAAGGAAATTAACCACTACATTGGCAACTGTATCTTCACAATCATTGTAGAAGTAAGATAAATCGATATCGATAGGTTCAGCGACACTTATGGTTACTGTATCTGTATCTTCACATATTCCGTCAGAAACGGTTAAAACATAAGTATAAGTTCCCGGTGCAGGGGGAGTAAAAATAGGACTTTCCACATTTGCTGAATCCAGATTATCTGCCGGAGACCATGTGTATACAAAATCACCCGGAGGTGGAGGGCAGCTCACAAAACGCATGTTTGGTCTGTCTGAACTTTGTCCGCCACTTGCTAAATTGAATGGCATAGCGCAACCGCCACCCGGTGCAAATAACTGACTGGTATAAATAACAGAGTTTGCAGGTCCAGGTGTATAATTGATGATATCAGTAAAATCAAAGTTTGGATTACTAAAACAAATTTCAATTACAATATTAGAAGTGCCATCCCAGTCAAAAGTATTATCTAACTGGAAGTTATTCCATCCG
This sequence is a window from Chitinophagaceae bacterium. Protein-coding genes within it:
- a CDS encoding type IX secretion system membrane protein PorP/SprF, coding for MKKSLSIILILLCSVVFTSEVKAMDPHFSQYNATPLNTNPAMTGVFSGNYRVSGIYRSQWSSVLRDESVPMFRTFSAAVDFRLNSGLDDHDAFGVGLVFLSDKAGESEFGTNYAGLSFSYIKNLSQRGNNFITAGFQAGAAQRSINFDNLRWGNQFDGEGFNPGLSSGETNISDNYMFYDLSGGIFWYYVQERRTNYYAGFSMYHINQPVQSFYDASEVRLYSRLSFHTGMQFQIADQVDMLPSLMMMVQGPAFETMIGTYFKFLFETHIPDGNAFYIGPFYRMVNGTEGVINSESLVLAARVDYGQFNFGFSYDLNFSRLTAATNSRGGFEASLVYIGAFPESRAKTIYCPRF
- the radA gene encoding DNA repair protein RadA, translated to MAKTKSAFFCQECGAQSPKWIGKCPSCGKWNTYVEEIISTDKVAAYQRDPSEKKKALSPVRLGDEVSETTERIQIADNEFNRVLGGGVMPGSVILVGGEPGIGKSTLMLQIAANYPESGVLYVSGEESIHQIQSRAKRIGLKADECYLLADTFTPDIIKISKKLNPQLLIIDSIQTMRTDRVESGAGSVSQIRESTAEIISFAKNRNIPVFLIGHITKDGSLAGPKVLEHMVDVVLYFEGDRNNIYRILRTVKNRYGSTSEMGIYEMQQDGLISVENPSELLLSGRAENLSGIAVGATMEGLRPILIEAQALVTKAVYGTPQRSVNGFDMRRLNMLLAVLEKRCGLRLGMQDVFLNIAGGIRVDDPAIDFAVIASLISSYEDIQIPVEWCFAGEVGLAGEVRAIPKIEQRIAEAAKLGFNKIFVSANIKSIPKSIKGIDIIKINKVQTFHEYFIK